The genomic window tgaatcCCAGttatctgattctcagtggtgtgaatctcagtggtgtgaatctcagtagtgtgaatctcagtggtgagattctcagtggtgtgattctcaatggtgtgaatctcagtggtgtgattctcagtggtgtgaatctcagtggtctgATTCTcaatggtgtgaatctcagtggtgtgattctcagtggtgtgaatctcagtggtgtgattctcagtggtgtaaatctcaatggtgtgaatctcaatggtgtgattctcagtggtttcagtctcagtggtgtgattctcagtggtgtgattctcagtggtgtgattctcagtggtgtgattcccggtggtggtattatcagtggtgtgattcccagtggtgtgattctcagtgatctgattctcagtgatctgattcccagtggtgtgattcccagtggtgtgattcccagtggtgtgattcgcagtggtgtgattcccagtggtgagttCCTCAGTGGTGAGATTTCCAGTGGTTTGAATCCCAGttatctgattctcagtggtgtgaatctcagtggtgtgaatctcagtggtgtgaatctcagtggtgtgattctcaatggtgtgaatctcagtggtgtgattctcagtggtgtgaatctcagtggtgtgaatctcagtggtctgattctcagtggtgtaattctcagtggtgtgaatctgtgGTGTGAATCtctgtggtgagattctcagtggtgagattctcagtggtgtgaatctcagtggtgtgattctcagtggtgtgattctcagtggtgtgattctcagtggtgggattcccagtggtgttattctcagtgatctgattctcagtggtgcgattctcagtggtgcgattctcagtggtgtgattctcaatggtgtgaatctcagtgctgtgattcccagtggtgtgattccctgtGGTGTGATTCCcaatggtgagattctcagtggtgagattcccggtgatgtgattcccagtggtgtgattcccagtggtgtgattcccagtggtgtgattctcagtcgtctgattctcagtggtgtgattcccagtggtgtgattcccagtggtgtgattcccggtggtggtattatcagtggtgtgattcccagtggtgtgattcccagtgatatgattcccagtggtgtaattcccagtggtgagattcccagtggtgtgaatcCCAGttatctgattctcagtggtgtgaatctcagtggtgtgaatctcagtagtgtgaatctcagtggtgagattctcagtggtgtgattctcaatggtgtgaatctcagtggtgtgattctcagtggtgtgaatctcagtggtctgATTCTcaatggtgtgaatctcagtggtgtgattctcagtggtgtgaatctcagtggtgtgattctcagtggtgtaaatctcaatggtgtgaatctcaatggtgtgattctcagtggtttcagtctcagtggtgtgattctcagtggtgtgattctcagtggtgtgattctcagtggtgtgaatctcagtggtgtgattctcagtggtgtcattctcagtggtgtgaatctcagtgagattctcagtggtgtgaatctcagccgTGTGAATCTCAGCCGTGTGAATCactgtggtgtgaatctcagtggtgtgattctcagtggtgtgattctcagtggtgtgattctcagtggtgtgatctcagtggtgtgattctcagtggtctgaatctcagtgagattctcagtggtgtgaatctcagccgTGTGAAtcacagtggtgtgaatctcaatggtgtgattctcagtgggttCAGTCTCAGTGGTTTcagtctcagtggtgtgattctcagtggtgtgattctcagtggtgtgattctcagtggtgtgattctcagtggcgtGAATCTcaatggtgtgaatctcagtggtgagattctcagtggtgtgaatctcagtggtgtgaatctcagtggtgtgaatctcaatggtgtgattctcagtggtttcagtctcagtggtgtgattctcagtggtctgaatctcagtggtgagattctcagcggTGTGAATCTCAGCCGTGTGACTCACAGTGGTGGGAATCTCAGtgatgtgattctcagtggtgtgaatctcagtcgtgtgaatctcagtggtgtgattctcagtggtgtgaatctcagtggtgtgaatttcagtggtgagattctcactggtgagattctcagtggtgtgattttctgtggtgagattttcagtggtgtgaatctcaatgcTGAGATTCTCAGTATTCTGATTCTCAGtgttctgattctcagtggtgagattctcagtcgtCTTATTCTCAGTGGTTTCAGTCTCAGTGGTgtaaatctcagtggtgtgaatctcagtggtgtgaatctcagtggtgtgattctcagtgttgAGATTCTCAGTGGCGTGCATCACAGTGGCGGGCATCTCAGTGGCGGGAATCTCAGTGGCGGGAATCTCAGTGGCGGGAATCTCAGTGGCGTGTATCTCAGTGGCGTGTATCTCAGTGGCGTGAATCTCAGTGGCGTGAATCTCAGTGGTTTGATTCTTAGTGGTgatattctcagtggtgtgaatctcagtggtgtgaatctcagtggtgggaatctcagtggtgtgatctcagtggtgtgattctcaatcCTGAGATTCTCAGtgttctgattctcagtggtgagattctcagtggtgagattcttggTGTTGTTCATCTCAatgctgagattctcagtggtgagaatcTCCCTGGTGAGATTCTCTGTGGTGAGAttttcagtggtgtgaatctcaatgcTGAGATTCTCAGTATTCTGATTCTCAGTGTTCTGTTTCTCTGGTGAGATTCTCAGTCGTCTAATTCTCAGTGGTTTCAGTCTCTGGTGTAAATCTCAGTGGTGCGAATCTCAGTGGTGCGAATCTCAGTGGTGCGAATCTCAGTGGTGCGAATCTCAGTGGtgcgattcccagtggtgtgattccctgtggtggtattatcagtggtgtgattcccagtggagaGATTCTCAGTCGTCTGATTctaagtggtgtgattcccagtggtgtgattcccagtggtgtgattcccggtggtggtattatcagtggtgtgattcccagtggtgtgattctcagtgataTGATttacagtggtgtgattcccagtggtgtaattcccagtggtgtgattcccagtggtgagattcccagtggtgagttcctcagtggtgagattcccagtggtgtgaatcCCAGttatctgattctcagtggtgtgaatctcagtggtgtgaatctcagtggcgtgaatctcaatggtgtgattctcagtggtttctgtctcagtggtgagattctctgcTGTGTGAATCTCAgccgtgtgaatctcagtggtgggaatctcagtagtgtgaatctcagtggtgtgattctcagtggtgtgaatttcagtggtgagattctcagtggtgtgattctcagtgttgagattctctgtggtgagattctctgtggtgagactttcagtggtgtgaatctcaatgcTGAGATTCTCAGTATTCTGATTCTCAGtgttctgattctcagtggtgagattctcagtcgtCTTATTCTCAGTGGTTTCAGTCTCAGTGGTgtaaatctcagtggtgtgaatctcagtggtgtgaatctcagtggtgtgattctcagtggtgagattctcaatgGCGGGCATCTCAGTGGCGGGAATCTCAGTGGCGGGAATCTCAGTGGCGGGAATCTCAGTGGCGGGAATCTCAGTGGCGTGTATCTCAGTGGCGTGTATCTCAGTGGCGTGAATCTCAGTGGCGTGAATCTCAGTGGTTTGATTCTTAGTGGTgatattctcagtggtgtgaatctcagtggtgtgaatctcagtggtgtgattctcaatcCTGAGATTCTCAGtgttctgattctcagtggtgagattctcagtggtgagattcttggTGTTGTTCATCTCAatgctgagattctcagtggtgagaatcTCCCTGGTGAGAATCTCCCTGGTGAGATTCTCTGTGGTGAGATTCTCTGTGGTGAGAttttcagtggtgtgaatctcaatgcTGAGATTCTCAGTATTCTGATTCTCAGTGTTCTGTTTCTCTGGTGAGATTCTCAGTCGTCTAATTCTCAGTGGTTTCAGTCTCTGGTGTAAATCTCAGTGGTGCGAATCTCAGTGGTGCGAATCTCAGTGGTGCGAATCTCAGTGGTGCGAATCTCAGTGGtgcgattcccagtggtgtgattcccagtggtgtgattccctgtGGTGTGATTCCcaatggtgagattctcagtggtgtgattcccagttttgtgattcccagtggtggtattatcagtggtgtgattcccagtggagaGATTCTCAGTCGTCTGATTctaagtggtgtgattcccagtggtgtgattcccagtggtgtgattcccggtggtggtattatcagtggtgtgattcccagtggtgtgattctcagtgataTGATttacagtggtgtgattcccagtggtgtaattcccagtggtgtgattcccagtggtgagattcccagtggtgagttcctcagtggtgagattcccagtggtgtgaatcCCAGttatctgattctcagtggtgtgaatctcagtggtgtgaatctcagtggtgtgaatctcagtggtgtgaatctcaatggtgtgattctcagtggtttctgtctcagtggtgagattctcagctgTGTGAATCTCAGCCGTGTGAATCACAGTGGTGGGAATCTCAgtagtgtgaatctcagtggtgtgattctcagtggtgtgaatttcagtggtgagattctcagtggtgtgattgtcAGTGTTGAGATTCTCTGTGGTGAGATTCTCTGTGGTGAGAttttcagtggtgtgaatctcaatgcTGAGATTCTCAGTATTCTGATTCTCAGtgttctgattctcagtggtgagattctcagtcgtCTTATTCTCAGTGGTTTCAGTCTCAGTGGTgtaaatctcagtggtgtgaatctcagtggtgtgaatctcagtggtgtgattctcagtggtgagattctcaatgGGGGGCATCTCAGTGGCGGGAATCTCAGTGGCGGGAATCTCAGTGGCGGGAATCTCAGTGGCGGGAATCTCAGTGGCGTGTATCTCAGTGGCGTGTATCTCAGTGGCGTGAATCTCAGTGGCGTGAATCTCAGTGGTTTGATTCTTAGTGGTgatattctcagtggtgtgaatctcagtggtgtgaatctcagtggtgggaatctcagtggtgtgaatctcagtggtgtgattctcaatcCTGAGATTCTCAGtgttctgattctcagtggtgagattctcagtggtgagattcttggTGTTGTTCATCTCAatgctgagattctcagtggtgagaatcTCCCTGGTGAGAATCTCCCTGGTGAGATTCTCTGTGGTGAGATTCTCTGTGGTGAGAttttcagtggtgtgaatctcaatgcTGAGATTCTCAGTATTCTGATTCTCAGTGTTCTGTTTCTCTGGTGAGATTCTCAGTCGTCTAATTCTTAGTGGTTTCAGTCTCTGGTGTAAATCTCAGTGGTGCGAATCTCAGTGGtgcgaatctcagtggtgtgaatctcagtggtgcgattcccagtggtgtgattccctgtGGTGTGAttcccaatggtgcgattctcagtggtgtgattcccagtgttgtgattcccagtggtggtattatcagtggtgtgattcccagtggtgtgattccaagtggtgtgattcccagtggagagattctcagtcgtctgattctcagtggtgtgattcccagtggtatgattcccagtggtgtgattcccggtggtggtattatcagtggtgttattcccagtggtgtgattctcagtgataTGATttacagtggtgtgattcccagtggtgtgattcccagtggtgtaattcccagtggtgtgattcccagtggtgagattcccagtggtgagttcctcagtggtgagattcccagtggtgtgaatcCCAGTtttctgattctcagtggtgtgaatctcagtggtgtgaatctcagtggtgagattctcagtggtgtgattctcaatggtgtgaatctcagtggtgtgattctcagtggtgtgaatctcagtggtgtgaatctcagtggtctgATTCTCAATGGTGTGAATCTAAGTGgtatgattctcagtggtgtgaatctcagtggtgtgattctcagtggtgtaaatctcagtggtgtgaatctcaatggtgtgattctcagtggtttcagtctcagtggtgtgattctcagtgttgTGATTTTCAGTGCTGTGAttttcagtggtgtgattctcagtggtgtgattctcagtggtgtgattttcagtggtctgaatctcaatggtgtgattctcagtggtttcagtctgagtggtgtgattctcagtggtgtgattctcagtggtgtgattctcagtggtgtgaatctcagtggtgtgattctcagtggtgtcattctcagtggtgtgaatctcagtgagattctcagtggtgtgaatctcagccgTGTGAAtcacagtggtgtgaatctcagccgtgtgattctcagtggtttcagtctcagtggtgtcattctcagtggtgtgattctcagtggtgtgattctcagtggtgtgaatctcagtggtgtgattctcagtggtctgaatctcagtgagattctcagtggtgtgaatctcagccgtgtgaatctcagtggtgtgaatctcaatggtgtgattctcagtggtttcagtctcagtggtgtgattctcagtggtgtgattctcagtggcgtgaatctcagtggtgtgattctcagtggtgtgaatctcagtggtgtgaatctcagtggtgagattctcagtggtgtgaatctcagtggtgtgattctcagtggtgtgaatctcagtggtgtgaatctcagtggtgtgaatctcaatggtgtgattctcagtggtttcagtctcagtggtgtgattctcagtggtctgaatctcagtggtgagattctcagcggTGTGAATCTCAGCAGTGTGAATCACAGTGGTGGGAATCTCAGtgatgtgattctcagtggtgtgaatctcagtggtgtgattctcagtggtgtgattctcagtggtgtgaatttcagtggtgagattctcagtggtgagattctcagtggtgtgattctcagtggtgagattctctgtGGTGAGATTCTCTGTGGTGAGATTCTCTGTGTTGAGAttttcagtggtgtgaatctcaatgcTGAGATTCTCAGTATTCTGATTCTCAGtgttctgattctcagtggtgagattctcagtcgtCTTATTCTCAGTGGTTTCAGTCTCAGTGGTGTAAATCTCATTGGTgtaaatctcagtggtgtgaatctcagtggtgtgaatctcagtggtgtgcttctcagtggtgagattctcagtggcggGCATCTCAGTGGCGTGAATCTCAGTGGCGTGAATCTCAGTGGCGTGAATCTCAGTGGTTTGATTCTCAGTGgtttgattctcagtggtgagattctcagtggtgtgaatctcagtggtgagattctctgtggtgagattttcagtggtgtgaatctcaatgcTGAGATTCTCAGTATTCTGATTCTCAGTGTTATGTTTCTCTGGTGAGATTCTCAGTCGTCTAATTCTCAGTGGTTTCAGTCTCTGGTGTAAATCTCAGTGGTGCGAATCTCAGTGGTGCGAATCTCAGTGGtgcgaatctcagtggtgtgaatctcagtggtgtgaatctcagtggtgtgaatctcagtggtgtgattctcagtggtgagattctcagtggtgtgattctcagtgttgAGATTCTCTGTGGTGAGATTCTCTGTGATGTGAATCTCAGtgatgtgaatctcagtggtgtgattctcagtgttgtgtatctcagtggtgtgaatctcagtggtgagattctcagtcttctgattctcagtggtgagattctcagtggtgagattctcagtggtgagattctcagtgttgtgcatcgcaatgctgagattctcagtggtgtgattctcagtggtgtgattctcagtggtgagattttcTGTGGTGTGAATCTCAATGCTGAGGTTCTCAGTattctgattctcagtggtgagattctcagccaTCTTATTCTCAGTGGTTTCAGTCTCAGTGGTgtaaatctcagtggtgtgaacctCAGTGGTGTGGATCTCAGTGGTGtggttctcagtggtgtgattctcagtggtgagattctcagtggtgtaacTCTCAGTGGCTGGAATCTCAGTGGCGGGAATCTCAGTGgcgtgaatctcagtggtgagattctctgtGGTGAGATTCTCTGTGTTGAGATTCtctgtggtgtgaatctcagtggtgtgattttcagtggtgagattctcagtgatgTGAATCTCAGtgatgtgaatctcagtggtgtgattctcagtgttgtgtatctcagtggtgtgaatctcagtggtgagattctcagtcttctgattctcagtggtgagattctcagtggtgagattctca from Heterodontus francisci isolate sHetFra1 chromosome 3, sHetFra1.hap1, whole genome shotgun sequence includes these protein-coding regions:
- the LOC137367110 gene encoding mucin-22-like translates to MNNTKNLTTENLTTENQNTENLRIENHTTEIHTTEIPTTEIHTTEIHTTENITTKNQTTEIHATEIHATEIHATEIHATEIPATEIPATEIPATEIPATEMPPIENLTTENHTTEIHTTEIHTTEIYTTETETTENKTTENLTTENQNTENQNTENLSIEIHTTENLTTENLTTENLNTDNHTTENLTTEIHTTENHTTEIHTTEIPTTVIHTAEIHTAENLTTETETTENHTIEIHTTEIHTTEIHTTEIHTTENQITGIHTTGNLTTEELTTGNLTTGNHTTGNYTTGNHTTNQTTENLSTGNHTTDNTTTGNHKTGNHTTENLTIGNHTTGNHTTGNHTTGNRTTEIRTTEIRTTEIRTTEIRTTEIYTRD